GAGGAGGCTCGAACCGCCCAGCGTCAGGCCCGCACGCGAACTGCTCAACGCGTCTTGCTCGAGCTGGAGTTGCTGCTCGGGCGTGCACCCCACCAGACCGAGGACTCCCGCCAACATGGCGGAAACCTTCGTGGCGTGGCGGAGTGCGTCCCTCCCTCCGCGCGGCTTGGAGTTTCGCGAGCTGAATTCGGACATGGTTCTCATGGCTTTCACCTGAAGAGGGGCAAGGGAGCGGCAATGCGTGGTGGAATCACCAGGCGTAAGTCTGTGTTTGCACCTCTCGTGCCCACTCGAGCTTCGCTTCCGAATCGGACTGCTCACGCTTCCATCAAGGGGCGTGGCGCGTCTCCGCCAGCGCACGCGTTGGTAGGGTGATTGCGCCCCAGGGGGATGTCTCGACAGTCCGGCGACATGTCGGCGACATGCCGCGAGCACTCCTTGGACCGAAGCGGCTCCCGTGTCTCTTCTGAGAAGAGACCTCGTGATATAGGAACGACCGGGGAGCGCGGGGCCCTTCAACTGAGACGGCCGCTGGCTTTGCGCGCCACTCTCTTTGAGGTGCCCATCGATGAATCGTGACGATGAGACGGAGATCTGGCTCGCGATTGACGAGGGGATCCTGTCCCGCGAGGAGGCGGCGGCCCTGCTTCAGGATGCGCGACGCCTGGGACGAAGCCCGCTGAAGTTGCTTCAGGAGCGGGGCCGGGTTTCGGAAGAGACACTTGCCTCTCTGCTGCGGGAGAACCTTGTCCTGGAGGAGCGCCTGTCAGGTGAGCAGCCCTCTCCCGAGCAGACCGTTACGGCCGACCCGGTCCGGGCTGAACAGGCATTGGCCCCGGGGGACGCCGACGTCCCTGCTTTCCCGCTCCCCGGGTGGGAGCGATACCAACCCGTGCGGTTCCTGGGACAGGGCGGAATGGGTCGTGTGTTCCTGGCCTGGGACCCACGGCTGCGCCGACAGGTCGCCCTCAAGTTCGTCCGCGACGAGGAATCGCACACTCGCCGCTTCGTTTCCGAGGCCCGTGCCCAGGCCAAGGTGAAACACGAGCGCGTATGTCAAGTGTATGAGGTGGGCCACGTCGGGGGGAAGGTCTTCATCGCCATGCAGTACATCGACGGCCAGTCGCTCGGCGCTCAGGTGCGCTCGCTCACCATCGAGCAGAAGGCACTGGTGATGCGCGAGGCTGCTCTGGGTGTTCATGCGGCCCACCGCGTCGGGCTCATCCACCGGGACATCAAGCCTTCCAACATCATGGTGGAGTCCTCCGACGACGGGACTCCCAGGCCCTATGTGATGGACTTCGGTCTTGCGCGTGAATGGAACGCGTCCGTCACGGCCAGCGGCGCCGTCTTGGGAACGCCGCACTACATGGCCCCGGAACAGGCTCGCGGAGAGGTGAGCGGGCTCGACCGCCGCGCGGATGTCTACAGCCTGGGGGCCACCCTCTACTTCCTCCTCACCGGCGAGGTCCCCATCCCTGGGGCCAATGGCCTGGAAGTGCTCAACAGCATCGCCACCGAGGAGCCGCGCGCGCCGCGCCTGCTTGCTCCAGGACTCCCGGCGGACCTGGAGGCCATTGCCCTCAAGTGTCTGGAGAAGGATCGCGACGCCCGTTACGACTCGGCGCGTGCATTGGCGGATGACCTGGAGCGTTTCCTGGGCGGCGAGCCGGTGCTGGCACGCACGAGCTTCGCGTACTCCCTGCGCAAGCGCCTGCGCAAACACCGGCTCCTGGCCACGGTGGGCGCCGCCGCGCTGGTCACGGCGGGAGGGGCCCTCGGTTGGGGCATCCGGGCCCGCCAGGAGGCCGCCGAGCGTGAGCGAATCGTCCAGCGATTCACCGAGCTGGTGGAGGGCATCGAGTCCAGGGGCCGCTACTCCGCGCTCTCGCGGCTGCATGACATCCGGCAGGACCGCCGGGCACTCCAGGCCCAGATGGCCGAACTGGAGGCAGAGATCCAGCGCTCCGGTCCGCAGGCGCTGGGCCCTGGGCACCATGCGCTGGGGCGTGGCCACCTCGCGCTCGGAGACGAGGCGAAGGCCCTGGAGTTCCTGGAGTCCTCCTGGCGCAATGGTTTTCGCTCGCCCCGGGCCGCGTATGCGCTCGCGCTGGTGAGCGGGCGGCGCTATCAGCAGCAACTCCTGGAGGCGCAGCGGATCCGTGTGCCGGCGCTGCGGGAGGCCGCGACGCGTGAAGCGGAGCGCCTCTACCGGGATCCGGCGCTCGCGTGGTTCAAGCAGAGTGAAGGCGCTCAGGTGCCCTCGAGGGAATACGTGGCGGCGCTGGTCGCCTTCTACGAGGGCCGCTTCGATGACGCCCTGCTCCTGGCGGATCGCGCTGCCAGCGAGCTGCCCTGGTTTCACGAGCTGCCCATGCTGCGCGGGGACGTCCATGCGGCACAGGCTTTCAAACGCTGGAACGGGGGAGATCCCGAGGGAGCCCGAGCGAGCTTCGAAGCCGGTCGAAAGGCCTACGCCGCCGCCATCGCCACCGCTGAAAGCGACCCCGCCGTCTACCGGTCCCTGGCCTTGCTCGAAAACGATGCGATGGTCATGGAGCTGTATGGCAGGGGGGATGTGATGCCTGCGTACCACCGTTCCCTGGACGCGCTCTCCCGTTGTCTCACCATTGCTCCGGACGACGCCCAGTGTCTGATCCGCATGGCGCGCGCGCACCACCGCCTGGCCGAGCACCGGCTCACCCATGGGGGCGATGGGGAGGAGCCTCTCGCGAAGGCACTGGAGGCAGCGCGGCGTGCCCTCTTGGTGGCGCCTGGGCTTCCGGCGGCCACATTCAATCTGGCTCGGAGCACCTGGCTCCAAGCGCGCTATCAAATCGAGAAGGACGAGGACCCACGCGCGCTGCTCGGCGAAGCCGCCGCGTTGTTCGCGAGCATCGACGTGGCGCACCGGGACCGCGCCTACCACGGCGATTCAGGTCTCGTCTTCACGACGTGGGCGGACTACGAGGAGCAGATCGGGAGGGATTCCGGCGGGAACAGGGACAAAGCCATCCTGGCCTACGAGGCGGCCATCGCCTTGGACAATCGTGTCCCCGAGGACTGGATCAACCTGGGGCGTGCGTTTTTTTCACGAGCATCCCGTCCACTCAATGCGGAGGCGGAGCAGGACCTGCGGCGGGCGGCAGCGGCACTCGAGGAGGCTCGGGCCCTCAACCCCCAGCATATGGCGCTGTACTTCTATGCGGGGCAGGTCGACGAGCAGTTGGCTCGGCGGCGGGGTCGTCGCGGCGAGGACCCGCGACCCGTCCTGGCGCATGCATTGGAGCAGTATCAGCGTGGCATTGAAATCAACCGCCGGATCCCCAACTTCCATAACGGAATGGGCGTGGTGCACTTGCTGCGGGCCGAGGATTCCTGGAACCGGGGTGAGGATCCCCTGCCCGCGCTGGAGCAGGCTCGGACGTGCTTCGAACAGGCCATCGCTGTCGCGCCCGGACAGGGCTTTGCCTATGCGAACCTGGGCTCTCTCTTCGTCCGGCGCGCGAACTACCTGCTCGCGCTTGGCGAGTCGCCACTTTCGAGCACGCATGAGGCAAGGGAGGCACTGAGACAAGCCTCCGAGAGGATGCCGGGGGCCGTGTGGCTGCGGGTCCTCCTCGGCACGGTGCATGTCATCCAGGCCCGCGTCGAGTCGGACCAAGGGCGAGACCCCGGGGCTGCCATCGCTCGCGCCCTGAAGGAACTCCACGCCGCGTTGGAGGTGAACTCCCTGGAGGCGGAGCCCTGGCTCCAGCTTGGCAAGGCGCAGGCCCTCCAGGCGCACTGGAGGGCACAGCGCGGGCCGCTCCAGACCGAGGCCATGGAGGCGGCGGCGAAGTCCTTCGACAGGGCCCTCACGCTCTCTCCGGAGGACCCGGAATATCGCCTGGAGGCTGGCCGCTTCTACCGACGGTGGGCGGAACACCAGAAGCGCACGGGTCGTGAAAACGGCCCGCTCCTTCTGCGGGGCCTCGAACACGCCGAGCAAGCGCTGAAGCTCCGGCCCGACTGGGCCGCGGCCCGCGCCCTGCGGGCCGGTTTGAGGTTGGAGTGGGTTGAAGCCGAGCCCCCCGGGGACCTGTGCACCTGGAGGCGCGAATCCCTGGATGAGCTGACCCAGGCGCTCACGCACAATTCAAACCTCTCCAACGAGTGGGGCGGTCCACTCGCTGGCGCTCAGCGGCTTGCCGCATGCCCCTGAGCCAGTGCTTGCGTCGCCCTCCGCCACGTCCGCGGCTGACTGGCGTGAGAATGGAACGTCGTGCCGCGAGCGTGGGGCGTACCTCGGGAGCGGTGGCTAGACCAGAGAGGGAAGTTCTGAGCCAGGACCGCCTGATACTTCGATTTTCCCAGAGGATGTGGGGGGTTCCCCTTTTGAAGGGCGGTTCTCCACCCTGTCTCTCAGAGGGTACTCGGGGGGCACGGTTTCCACGAGTTTGACGACATAGTTGCGTATGAATTGATCTTGGGAGGTGGGGGCCTTGGTTTTGTCTATCTGAGGAACGACGTCGTGTTCGTATGTGTTTGTTTCTTCGGTGAAGGCGAAGGCGTGGGTGGGATCATTGATTGTCAGGATGCAGGCATCGGGGTCGGTCTCGCAGAAGGTGATTGTTGGAGTCAGCTTCAAGCCGTCAGGGAGTATGATCCTGAAGGTTATCCTGGTGCCGTCTAGGACCGCGATTGTCTTCGGTTCTGGTTTAGGGTTCTTTTTGAAGTCGATGGTGATGCTGTCGGGCTGCATGGTCGTCTCCTGGTCTGCCATTGAGGCGGTGTGAGGCCGTCCGCTCAGGACTCCTTCGAATACAGCCCCAGTTCCTTGACACGCCGGTTCAGAGCCCGTTTGGACACCTCCAGGCGCCGCGCCATCTCATCCAGGTTGCCCTGGCACGCGTGGAAGGCGTGGGTGAGCTCCTCCACGCTCAGGTCTCCAGCCAGCCGGATGCTGGGGCTGCGCTCGATGAGATCATAGATGGAGGAGCGGGCGATCTCCAGGTGGTGGGCGGCCTTCTTGACGTCCCAGTCGTGCGCACGCAAGGCCACGAGGAGTTCCTGTTCGCCCACGTCCGTGGACTTGCGACGGGCCGCAACCTCACGCTTCGGGGGGACGGCGGAGGCGGAGGGCCGGGCCGGCGGCGCCAGGTCGAGCCTCAACTCCTGGGCGAGGCGTGCATCAAGCTCCAGGCAGGGCTGACCCCTGCTGCCGATGACGAGCTGTCGGGCGACGTTCCGGAGCTGACGGACGTTACCCGGCCAGGGATGCAGCAGGAGCTGCGCCGCCAGGTCTGATGGCATCCAAGGTAGTGCATGAGGGTCTCTCGCGGTGAGGTGGTGGGCCTCTCCGAGCGCGTCCAACTCCTGGCGGGCGAAGTGGAGGAACAGTGGAGTGATGTCCTCCCGGCGCTCGCGGAGAGGGGCAAGCCGGAGCTCATAGCCGGCCAGCCGGTGAAGGAGGGGAGACCGGAAGCGCCCCTCGGCGATCTGCGCTTCCAGGTCCGCATCCGTGGCCGCGATGAGGCGGATGTTCGTCGCCACGGGCTTGCTGGCCCCCACCGGGTACAGCTCCCCCGTCTCCAACACTCGGAGGAGCATGACCTGTACGTCGGATGAGGCCTCTCCCACCTCGTCGAGGAAGAGCGTGCCGCCCTCCGCGGCTTGGAAGAGGCCCTCACGGTCGCGTTGGGCACCGGTGAAGGCTCCCCGGACGCTGCCGAAGAGTTCGGCCGCGGCCAGTTCCTTCGGGAGGGCGCCCAGGTTGACACTGACGAAGGGGCCTCGGCGCTGGCTCCGCTCGTGGAGGGCCCGGGCGACCAGTTCCTTGCCAGTTCCGGTTTCGCCCCGGATGAGGACGGGCACATCCAGGTCGGCGACGCGCTCGATGTGTCGGCGCAGGGCATGGATGGCGGCGCTTTCTCCCACCATTCCCAGGGCGGATGTTGCGTTTGATTCGGGGGGAGGGGCCAGGTGCAGCAGCACCCCCGTCCGCCTGGAGAACTCCAGCGGGACTCCTCTTTCAAGTTCTGTGGGACCGAATTCGCGGGCCCCGTGGAGTGGCTCACCCGCTGACGTGCATCGTCCCACTTCGCCCAGGACGACGCGGAGGCCTGCTCCCGCGGGGACGAACAGGATCGACTTGCGACTCATGAAGGGGTCGCCCAGGGGCAGGCCCAGCGGCTCGCCCGGGCGGCAGAAGTCCGGGGCATTGCGGGAGAGCGGGACCTCCCGGCCGGCGAGGAGTCCGTGCAGCAGCAGCCTCTCCCCGAGGCGGGTGACGGTGGTGTGCGAGATGAGCGTCAACGCTGGAATCGGGCGCGCCGACGGGCGCTGTCCGCACGGAACCGACTCGGAGGCCGTGGACACGTCCGAGGTCCTCGCGGGCGCACGGGGAGGGGGGACGCTGGGACGGGACATCCGTGCGAATTTATCTCAATGCTCAATGAATTGCACCCGCAAGGGCTCAAGTGCTGAGGTCGTCCAATACCCTGTCACCTGTGCCTATCCAAAATTCGCTCGCTGCGTCATGAGCGCGTCGAGGCGAGCAAGCGAGCCGTGCACGAGGCCAGAAGTCTCCATGCCATCCGGGGGAAATCTCTGCCTATTACAACCATCACCACCGTCGAGGTGGCGCACGCCAGCGCCTTGGCTGCGGCGCGACGCGCGGAACCTGTCAACGCGAGTGAGACAGTGCGTTCGAGAGACGACTGCGCGGGTTCGTTTTTCCAAACGACGATTGGCGGTGTCTTCGGCATGGGGGCACCGCGGGGGAATCGCTCAGGGTGAGCGGCGTAGGCAGCGGCGAGCACCGCAGCGCGGGCCGCGAGGCGCTCAGCGGCTGGCCCGCCGGGCGACACAGCTCGTGGGGCAGGACCGGTAGCGTCAGCGCGCGTCCCTCACGCCGACCTGCCGGCAGAAGCTCAGCACCGGGCATGTGGAGCACTTCGGCCGCGTGCCCGTGCAGACGTGCTTGCCGAAGGGCACCAGCAGCCGGTTGAGCTCCACCCACCAGGCGCGCGGGAGCACGGCCTCCAGCGCCTCCATGGTGGCCTCCGGCGTGCGCGCCTGCACATAGCCCCAGCGGTTCGTCACCCGATGGACGTGGATGTCCACGCTGATGGCTTCGTGCCCGCAGGCGATGCCCAGCGCCAGGTGCGCGCACTTGGGGCCCACGCCCTTGAAGGACTGGAGCACCTGGGCATCACACGGCAGCGCGCCTCCGAATTCATCCTGCGCCCGCGTGGCGATGGCGTGAAGTTGCCAGGACTTCGCTTCGTGGAAGGTGACGGGCTGGATGAGGGCGTCGATGTCTTCCGGCGACATGCGCGCCAGGGCCTCCGGCGTTGAGGCGCGCTGGAGCAGGGCGAGCGAGACGGGCAGGCTCACCTCGTCGCGGGTGCGGATGGAGAGGATGCAGGCGACGAGCTGCTCGAAGAGCGTGTCATGGCCTCGGGCAGCGAGCGCGAACATCGCCGCGTCCGCGAAGTGGCGCACCGCCTCTCGGATGCGGCCGAGCACTTCGTCGATGTCGAAGGGCTTCTTGTCCGGCCGGGGCGGTGGTTCCACGACGCGGCCGGGCTTCGTGGGCGCCCGCCGGTCAGGCATGGCGCGCGCCTTCCGCGGGATGGATGCTCGTCATGTGCTGCCTCCCGCCCCAAACCTGGGGACGCGGGCGCGACGAGGCCCTGGGCCGTACGAAGGGCCGCTGGCAGGGCAGGGGGCCGTCCGTCTTCGTCAGTCGAGCGGCTTTGACAAATCCCGGGCGTACCAGTGATCGCAGCCGAAGTGGCCCGTGCTGCCCATGGGCGCGCACAGCGGCTCGAAGCCCATGCGGCGGTAGAGCTTCTGGGCCTGCTGCATTCCCGCCAGCGTCTCCAGGTAGCAGCGCTGGAAGCCCGCTTCACGTGCGAACTCCAGGCAGCGTCGGAGCAGGCGCTCGCCCTGACCGAGGCCCCGGGCTTCGGGGAGAAAGTACATCTTCCGCAGCTCGCAGACGCCCGTGTCTCCTCCTTCCAGTGGGGCGATTCCACCGCCGCCGATGACTCGCCCCGCCCGCTCTACGACGAAGTAGGCGTGCCGGGGGCGGGCGTAGGCGGCGCTCATCGCCGACACTTCGGGGTCGTGGATCGCGAAGCCAGGGCCGTCCGCGCCGAACTCCGGCATCACGGTCCGGATGATGCCGGCCACCGCCGCGTCATCCCTCGATTCGATGCGTCGCAGCGTCAGCTCTTCCGTGCTCATGCGCGCAACGTTTCACAGCCGGGGCCGAGGTGCCAGCGGCGGCAAGGCGGCCGCCCGCTGCGGTGACACTCACGCACGGGTTGTGCAGCCGGATGCACAGGTGTCACGGGTGTGATGCAGCGTGTACGCGTTCCCCTTCGTCAGGGGTGCCTGTACGCGACGGCCTCTTGGATGGCATGTTCGTTGTATCGAGGGGGATGTATGTACTGCGCTGACTGCCGCGAAGAGCGGCGTGGCAAGGACTTGTGGTGCGCGCTGTGTGGCGCTCGGATGACGGGGCGCTCGCGTGAGGTCATCGAAGCCGAGCTCACGCACGTTCAATTCCTGCTCGATGAGCTGACGCGGTGGGAGTCGTCCGAGGTTCCTCCCAACGTCCGGCGCTTCATTTCGGAGCGGTATGAGCGGCAGGCTCGCATCCTCCTCGCGGTCTTGACGGAGCTGCCTCCAGCGGGCTCCGCGGAGACTGCCACCGTCGTGGCTCCGGCGCACGCGGATGCCGCGACGTCCGTTCCCGCGGCCTTGATGCAGGAGCCTCCCGCGCAGCAGGAGACGGCCTCGGTACGACCGGAGGTCGAGGCGACTCCGGCCGTGGAGGCTCCGGGTCTCACCGAGGAGCCGCGCCAGGCCGAAGCGTCTGCTCCGTCGGAGCCGGAGGACGTCGCGGCGCCGTCGCCCCCGTCCGCGCCGGAGGCCGATGCTGGAGTGGACGCTGCGCCCGAAGCTGTGCAGCCGGATGAGCCGCTTCCCGAGGAACCGCCTGTCTGGCTGCCGCTGCCCGCGAATCCGGCGGAGCCCTACGCGGAGCCGCCGTCGGCGCGAAGCCTCACCGCGCGCCTCGTCGAGGAGACCTCCACCTGGAACCGCGTGTGGAGGCCGTTTCTCTACGAGAGCCTCATGTGGTTCGTCGGGGCCTTCCTCATCCTCTCCAGTGCCCTCTACCTCGTGTTCGAGAGTTGGGTGGGGATGTCGTCTGGCTTCCGCTCGCTCACGGTGTTCGGGCTGACGGCGAGTTGCTCCGCGGGCTTCACCGGTTGGGGCGCG
This genomic stretch from Myxococcus virescens harbors:
- a CDS encoding serine/threonine-protein kinase; translated protein: MNRDDETEIWLAIDEGILSREEAAALLQDARRLGRSPLKLLQERGRVSEETLASLLRENLVLEERLSGEQPSPEQTVTADPVRAEQALAPGDADVPAFPLPGWERYQPVRFLGQGGMGRVFLAWDPRLRRQVALKFVRDEESHTRRFVSEARAQAKVKHERVCQVYEVGHVGGKVFIAMQYIDGQSLGAQVRSLTIEQKALVMREAALGVHAAHRVGLIHRDIKPSNIMVESSDDGTPRPYVMDFGLAREWNASVTASGAVLGTPHYMAPEQARGEVSGLDRRADVYSLGATLYFLLTGEVPIPGANGLEVLNSIATEEPRAPRLLAPGLPADLEAIALKCLEKDRDARYDSARALADDLERFLGGEPVLARTSFAYSLRKRLRKHRLLATVGAAALVTAGGALGWGIRARQEAAERERIVQRFTELVEGIESRGRYSALSRLHDIRQDRRALQAQMAELEAEIQRSGPQALGPGHHALGRGHLALGDEAKALEFLESSWRNGFRSPRAAYALALVSGRRYQQQLLEAQRIRVPALREAATREAERLYRDPALAWFKQSEGAQVPSREYVAALVAFYEGRFDDALLLADRAASELPWFHELPMLRGDVHAAQAFKRWNGGDPEGARASFEAGRKAYAAAIATAESDPAVYRSLALLENDAMVMELYGRGDVMPAYHRSLDALSRCLTIAPDDAQCLIRMARAHHRLAEHRLTHGGDGEEPLAKALEAARRALLVAPGLPAATFNLARSTWLQARYQIEKDEDPRALLGEAAALFASIDVAHRDRAYHGDSGLVFTTWADYEEQIGRDSGGNRDKAILAYEAAIALDNRVPEDWINLGRAFFSRASRPLNAEAEQDLRRAAAALEEARALNPQHMALYFYAGQVDEQLARRRGRRGEDPRPVLAHALEQYQRGIEINRRIPNFHNGMGVVHLLRAEDSWNRGEDPLPALEQARTCFEQAIAVAPGQGFAYANLGSLFVRRANYLLALGESPLSSTHEAREALRQASERMPGAVWLRVLLGTVHVIQARVESDQGRDPGAAIARALKELHAALEVNSLEAEPWLQLGKAQALQAHWRAQRGPLQTEAMEAAAKSFDRALTLSPEDPEYRLEAGRFYRRWAEHQKRTGRENGPLLLRGLEHAEQALKLRPDWAAARALRAGLRLEWVEAEPPGDLCTWRRESLDELTQALTHNSNLSNEWGGPLAGAQRLAACP
- a CDS encoding sigma 54-interacting transcriptional regulator; this translates as MSRPSVPPPRAPARTSDVSTASESVPCGQRPSARPIPALTLISHTTVTRLGERLLLHGLLAGREVPLSRNAPDFCRPGEPLGLPLGDPFMSRKSILFVPAGAGLRVVLGEVGRCTSAGEPLHGAREFGPTELERGVPLEFSRRTGVLLHLAPPPESNATSALGMVGESAAIHALRRHIERVADLDVPVLIRGETGTGKELVARALHERSQRRGPFVSVNLGALPKELAAAELFGSVRGAFTGAQRDREGLFQAAEGGTLFLDEVGEASSDVQVMLLRVLETGELYPVGASKPVATNIRLIAATDADLEAQIAEGRFRSPLLHRLAGYELRLAPLRERREDITPLFLHFARQELDALGEAHHLTARDPHALPWMPSDLAAQLLLHPWPGNVRQLRNVARQLVIGSRGQPCLELDARLAQELRLDLAPPARPSASAVPPKREVAARRKSTDVGEQELLVALRAHDWDVKKAAHHLEIARSSIYDLIERSPSIRLAGDLSVEELTHAFHACQGNLDEMARRLEVSKRALNRRVKELGLYSKES
- a CDS encoding endonuclease III domain-containing protein, whose amino-acid sequence is MPDRRAPTKPGRVVEPPPRPDKKPFDIDEVLGRIREAVRHFADAAMFALAARGHDTLFEQLVACILSIRTRDEVSLPVSLALLQRASTPEALARMSPEDIDALIQPVTFHEAKSWQLHAIATRAQDEFGGALPCDAQVLQSFKGVGPKCAHLALGIACGHEAISVDIHVHRVTNRWGYVQARTPEATMEALEAVLPRAWWVELNRLLVPFGKHVCTGTRPKCSTCPVLSFCRQVGVRDAR
- a CDS encoding GNAT family N-acetyltransferase, whose translation is MSTEELTLRRIESRDDAAVAGIIRTVMPEFGADGPGFAIHDPEVSAMSAAYARPRHAYFVVERAGRVIGGGGIAPLEGGDTGVCELRKMYFLPEARGLGQGERLLRRCLEFAREAGFQRCYLETLAGMQQAQKLYRRMGFEPLCAPMGSTGHFGCDHWYARDLSKPLD